A stretch of Peteryoungia algae DNA encodes these proteins:
- a CDS encoding L,D-transpeptidase — protein MFDFRNSGLVLAVLTAAPLALAPPAWAQSVYGDRNSHTLLISPEGDILDYVPEVGEVVISRDRMGRTVLIDRRGNLVAIEIPAESYYPPQNRGGNRGLPGVNDPYQDPWAAPRGWDDDVTTASIPDAMPGDQVPIDQMPQDMPYGGPDLPLPADNTPARTVTPDIPVKSNLSRLEITALQVFLDREGVSPGVIDGKMGQNVNKAIVAWEQITGETLDPNNAEDILERLRLSGGLAINNYTITAGDAAGPYVASIPDDYAHKAQLPALSYTSTAEMLAERFHMDEDYLRELNPGVDFSIPGTIIKVVEPGPAKKGNVARIVANKGLKQVLAYGEDGNLVAAYPASIGSADTPSPSGTVTIERIALNPGYTYNPKVNFQQGNNTQVLQIPPGPNGPVGTVWLALSKPTYGIHGTPEPSKIGRTQSHGCIRLTNWDATELAKMVKAGVTVEFVE, from the coding sequence GTGTTCGACTTCAGGAATTCTGGCTTGGTATTGGCGGTTTTGACCGCCGCTCCACTTGCATTGGCGCCCCCCGCCTGGGCGCAATCCGTCTATGGCGATCGCAACTCGCACACCCTGCTGATCTCGCCGGAAGGCGATATTCTCGACTATGTGCCGGAAGTTGGCGAAGTCGTCATCAGCCGTGACCGCATGGGCCGCACCGTTCTCATCGACCGGAGAGGTAATCTCGTCGCGATCGAAATTCCCGCCGAGAGCTACTACCCGCCCCAGAACCGTGGCGGAAATCGCGGCCTGCCGGGCGTGAACGATCCCTATCAGGATCCCTGGGCTGCCCCGCGCGGCTGGGACGACGACGTCACCACCGCCTCGATTCCCGATGCGATGCCGGGTGATCAGGTGCCGATCGACCAGATGCCGCAGGACATGCCCTATGGCGGTCCGGACCTGCCTCTTCCTGCGGACAACACTCCTGCGCGAACCGTGACACCGGACATCCCGGTGAAGAGCAACCTGTCACGACTGGAGATCACGGCACTACAGGTCTTTCTCGATCGCGAAGGCGTGTCGCCCGGCGTGATCGACGGCAAGATGGGCCAGAATGTCAACAAGGCGATCGTGGCCTGGGAGCAGATTACCGGCGAAACGCTCGACCCGAACAATGCCGAGGATATCCTGGAGCGCCTGCGCTTGTCCGGCGGCCTCGCGATCAACAATTACACGATCACGGCCGGCGACGCAGCAGGCCCCTATGTCGCGTCGATCCCTGATGACTACGCCCACAAGGCGCAACTGCCGGCCCTCTCCTATACCTCGACCGCAGAAATGCTGGCCGAGCGTTTCCACATGGACGAAGACTATCTGCGCGAGTTGAATCCGGGGGTCGACTTCTCGATTCCCGGAACGATCATCAAGGTGGTCGAGCCCGGACCGGCCAAGAAGGGGAATGTTGCCCGGATCGTTGCCAATAAGGGGCTCAAGCAGGTCTTAGCCTATGGCGAGGACGGCAACCTCGTTGCCGCCTATCCGGCCAGCATCGGCTCAGCCGACACGCCCTCGCCGTCTGGCACGGTGACGATCGAACGCATCGCGCTCAACCCGGGCTACACATACAATCCGAAGGTCAATTTCCAGCAGGGCAACAACACCCAGGTCCTGCAGATTCCGCCAGGTCCCAACGGCCCGGTCGGCACGGTCTGGCTCGCGCTGTCCAAACCCACCTATGGCATCCACGGCACGCCGGAACCGTCGAAAATCGGCCGCACCCAGAGCCATGGCTGTATTCGCCTGACCAACTGGGACGCGACCGAACTTGCCAAGATGGTCAAGGCCGGTGTGACGGTGGAATTCGTCGAGTAG
- a CDS encoding ParA family protein — protein sequence MPVISFANAKGGAGKTTAALLLATELAHQGYRVAILDADPQRWITQWFEISGPLGNIEIVSEVTIASLQGHIRELSRTSDYIIMDLAGARDAMVTTAIGLSDHVMIPVQGCAMDAKGGAQILDLIKLMEEAGNLVIPHSVVLTRVTSMVTTRALLTIKGLLSARGVNVINTPIAERSAYREIFDCGGTLYSMDAAKISNLDKAKENAKSFASEVMRLLPVKVIRSSEPRRLFRLVRSAA from the coding sequence ATGCCAGTCATTTCTTTTGCCAATGCCAAGGGTGGTGCCGGCAAGACCACCGCAGCCCTCCTTCTCGCCACCGAACTGGCACATCAGGGATATCGCGTCGCCATCCTTGATGCCGATCCGCAGCGCTGGATCACCCAGTGGTTCGAGATCTCCGGTCCGCTCGGCAATATCGAGATCGTTTCCGAAGTGACCATCGCGTCGCTCCAGGGGCATATCCGCGAGCTTTCCCGCACGAGCGACTACATCATTATGGATCTCGCCGGTGCGCGTGACGCCATGGTCACCACAGCGATCGGACTTTCCGACCACGTGATGATTCCCGTTCAAGGCTGCGCCATGGATGCCAAGGGTGGCGCGCAGATCCTCGATCTGATCAAGCTGATGGAAGAAGCCGGAAATCTGGTCATCCCGCATTCGGTCGTCTTGACCCGCGTCACATCCATGGTGACCACACGGGCACTCCTGACCATCAAGGGGCTGCTGTCTGCCCGCGGCGTCAATGTCATCAACACGCCGATCGCCGAGCGCAGCGCTTACCGCGAGATCTTCGACTGTGGTGGCACGTTGTATTCGATGGATGCAGCGAAGATCAGCAATCTCGACAAGGCCAAGGAAAACGCCAAGTCGTTTGCCTCCGAGGTGATGCGCCTGCTGCCGGTCAAGGTCATCCGCTCCAGCGAACCGCGTCGCCTGTTCCGGCTGGTGCGGTCTGCAGCCTGA
- a CDS encoding iron-containing alcohol dehydrogenase: MNIVANWSYPTAIKMGRGRIKELADACKSLGMKKPLLITDRGLAPMGITQTALDVLEEAGLGRALFADVDPNPNEKNLEAGIKAYKDGGHDGVVAFGGGSGLDLGKCVAFMAGQTRPVWDFEDIGDWWTRANSDAIAPIVAVPTTAGTGSEVGRASVITNSETHVKKIIFHPKFLPGVVICDPELTVGMPKMITAGTGMDAFAHCLEAYSSPFYHPMSQGIALEGMRLVKEFLPRAYHDGTDIEARTNMMSAAAMGATAFQKGLGAIHALSHPIGAVYNTHHGMTNAVVMPPVLKFNRHVIEDRIERAAAYLGIAGGFDGFYDYVLALRAELNVPANLTAMGIANDRIDELSAMAIEDPSAGGNPVKMTLENTKQLFADCF, from the coding sequence ATGAACATCGTCGCCAATTGGAGCTATCCCACCGCCATCAAGATGGGACGTGGCCGGATCAAGGAACTGGCGGACGCCTGCAAGTCTCTCGGCATGAAGAAGCCGCTTTTGATCACCGACCGGGGCCTGGCACCCATGGGGATCACGCAGACAGCTCTTGACGTCCTCGAAGAGGCCGGCCTCGGCCGCGCGTTGTTCGCCGATGTCGATCCGAACCCGAACGAGAAGAACCTCGAAGCCGGAATCAAGGCCTACAAGGACGGCGGCCATGACGGCGTTGTCGCCTTTGGCGGCGGCTCGGGCCTCGACCTTGGCAAGTGCGTTGCCTTCATGGCTGGCCAGACGCGGCCGGTCTGGGATTTCGAGGATATCGGTGACTGGTGGACGCGTGCGAACTCCGATGCCATCGCGCCGATCGTGGCCGTGCCGACCACCGCCGGGACCGGGTCGGAAGTCGGGCGCGCTTCGGTCATCACCAATTCTGAAACCCATGTGAAGAAGATCATCTTCCATCCGAAGTTCCTGCCGGGCGTCGTCATCTGCGACCCGGAACTGACGGTCGGCATGCCGAAAATGATCACGGCCGGCACTGGCATGGACGCATTTGCGCATTGCCTCGAAGCCTATTCCTCGCCCTTCTACCACCCCATGAGCCAGGGCATCGCGCTCGAAGGCATGCGGCTGGTCAAGGAGTTCCTGCCGCGCGCCTATCACGACGGCACCGACATCGAGGCCCGCACCAACATGATGTCGGCAGCGGCCATGGGTGCCACTGCCTTCCAGAAGGGGCTTGGTGCGATCCACGCGCTCTCGCATCCGATCGGCGCGGTCTACAACACGCATCACGGCATGACCAATGCGGTGGTGATGCCACCCGTGCTGAAGTTCAACCGCCATGTGATCGAGGACAGGATCGAGCGGGCTGCCGCCTATCTCGGCATTGCCGGCGGCTTCGACGGTTTCTACGACTACGTGCTCGCGTTGCGCGCCGAACTAAACGTGCCGGCCAACCTGACCGCCATGGGCATTGCAAACGACCGGATCGACGAACTCTCCGCCATGGCGATCGAAGATCCGAGCGCCGGGGGAAATCCGGTCAAGATGACGCTTGAGAATACCAAGCAGCTCTTCGCCGACTGCTTCTGA
- a CDS encoding aldehyde dehydrogenase family protein gives MTMIQCISPIDGSVYAERPAMSLEAATEAVARVRKAQKAWARRPLEERVQLVLKGVARINEMSDEVVPELAHMMGRPVRYGGEYKGFNERSNYVAAIAADALAPLVVEASNNFERRIEREPHGVVFVIAPWNYPYMTAINTIAPALMAGNTVVIKHATQTLLVGERMVRAFVEAGVPDDVFINLFLDHQTTSALIAAGNFNFINFTGSVEGGRSIERAAAGTFAGLGLELGGKDPGYVMEDADLDAAVDTLMDGATYNSGQCCCGIERIYVHESLYDAFVEKSVAWVSNYKLGNPLDPETTLGPMANKRFAKVVREQIADAVSKGAKALVDPKLFPADDGGAYIMPQVLVNVDHSMAFMKDETFGPAVGIMKVKSDEEALGLMNDSPYGLTASLWTQDPERAARIGREIETGTVFMNRADYLDPALCWTGVKETGKGGSLSVLGFQNLTRPKSYHLKKVTK, from the coding sequence ATGACCATGATCCAATGCATTTCGCCGATCGATGGATCGGTTTACGCTGAACGTCCCGCCATGTCGCTGGAAGCGGCGACCGAGGCTGTCGCCCGCGTCCGCAAGGCGCAGAAGGCCTGGGCCCGCAGGCCGCTTGAAGAGCGCGTCCAGCTCGTTCTGAAGGGTGTCGCCCGCATCAACGAGATGTCGGATGAAGTCGTGCCGGAACTCGCCCACATGATGGGCCGCCCGGTGCGCTATGGCGGCGAATACAAGGGTTTCAACGAGCGCTCCAATTATGTCGCAGCGATTGCCGCAGATGCGCTGGCGCCGCTGGTCGTGGAAGCCAGCAATAATTTCGAGCGTCGGATCGAACGCGAGCCGCATGGTGTCGTCTTCGTCATCGCTCCCTGGAACTATCCCTACATGACCGCGATCAACACGATCGCGCCGGCGCTGATGGCCGGCAACACCGTCGTCATCAAGCATGCGACGCAGACCCTGCTGGTCGGCGAGCGCATGGTCCGGGCCTTCGTCGAGGCTGGTGTTCCCGATGATGTCTTCATCAACCTCTTCCTTGACCACCAGACGACCTCGGCGCTGATTGCCGCCGGCAATTTCAACTTCATCAACTTCACCGGTTCGGTCGAAGGCGGGCGTTCGATCGAGCGGGCGGCTGCCGGAACCTTTGCAGGTCTCGGGCTTGAGCTTGGCGGCAAGGATCCCGGCTACGTGATGGAAGATGCCGATCTCGACGCGGCCGTCGACACGCTGATGGACGGCGCCACCTACAATTCCGGCCAGTGCTGCTGCGGCATCGAGCGCATCTATGTGCATGAAAGCCTCTACGACGCATTCGTGGAGAAGTCGGTTGCCTGGGTATCGAACTACAAGCTTGGAAATCCGCTCGATCCTGAAACCACGCTGGGGCCGATGGCCAACAAGCGTTTCGCCAAGGTTGTGCGCGAGCAGATCGCCGACGCCGTGTCCAAGGGTGCCAAGGCGCTGGTCGATCCCAAGCTCTTCCCGGCCGATGATGGTGGCGCCTATATCATGCCGCAGGTTCTCGTGAACGTCGATCATTCCATGGCCTTCATGAAGGACGAGACCTTTGGTCCGGCCGTCGGCATCATGAAGGTGAAGAGCGATGAGGAAGCTCTCGGCCTGATGAACGACAGCCCCTATGGCCTGACCGCCTCGCTGTGGACGCAGGACCCGGAACGGGCTGCCCGCATCGGCCGCGAAATCGAGACGGGTACCGTGTTCATGAACCGGGCCGACTATCTCGACCCGGCACTCTGCTGGACCGGCGTCAAGGAAACCGGCAAGGGCGGCTCGCTCTCCGTGCTCGGCTTCCAGAACCTCACCCGTCCAAAATCCTACCATCTGAAGAAAGTCACGAAATGA
- a CDS encoding glutamine synthetase family protein, producing MTTYTFEDLKKDVAEGRIDTVLACQVDMQGRLMGKRFQAEFFVESAWKETHSCNYLLATDMEMETVSGYKATSWEKGYGDYTMKPDLSTLRRIPWLEGTALVLCDMLDHATHAEVPHSPRAILKKQVARLEAMGMKAFMATELEFFLFDQTYDEARLSGYRDLKMVSGYNEDYHIFQTTKEEGVMRAIRKGLQGAGIPVENSKGEASAGQEEINVRYADVLTMADRHVIIKNGCKEIAWSKGKAITFLAKWHYNAAGSSSHIHQSLWSADGKTPLFFDKDGEYGMSEVMRHYMAGLLAHAGDFTYFLAPYINSYKRFVAGTFAPTKAIWSKDNRTAGYRLCGEASKGIRVECRVGGSDLNPYLAMAALLAAGIDGIEKKMALEPEFSGDAYGAQGAREIPRTLRAAAETLRGSAMLRAAFGDDVVDHYVRAAEWEQEEYDRRITDWEVARGFERA from the coding sequence ATGACCACTTACACATTCGAAGATCTGAAAAAGGACGTCGCCGAGGGGCGCATCGACACGGTTCTGGCGTGTCAGGTCGACATGCAGGGCCGTTTGATGGGCAAGCGCTTTCAGGCCGAATTCTTCGTCGAGAGCGCCTGGAAGGAAACCCATAGCTGCAACTATCTGCTCGCCACCGACATGGAGATGGAAACCGTGTCCGGCTACAAGGCAACAAGCTGGGAAAAGGGCTATGGCGACTACACCATGAAGCCCGACCTTTCGACGCTGCGTCGCATCCCCTGGCTCGAAGGCACGGCGCTCGTTTTGTGCGACATGCTCGACCATGCCACCCATGCCGAAGTGCCGCATTCGCCACGCGCGATCCTGAAGAAGCAGGTCGCCCGCCTGGAAGCCATGGGCATGAAGGCCTTCATGGCCACCGAACTCGAATTCTTCCTTTTCGACCAGACTTATGACGAGGCGCGGCTTTCCGGCTATCGCGACCTGAAGATGGTCTCTGGCTACAACGAGGATTACCATATCTTCCAGACCACCAAGGAAGAGGGCGTGATGCGTGCGATCCGCAAGGGTCTGCAGGGTGCGGGCATCCCGGTCGAGAATTCCAAGGGGGAGGCCTCCGCCGGTCAGGAAGAGATCAATGTCCGCTATGCCGACGTGCTCACCATGGCCGACCGGCACGTGATCATCAAGAATGGCTGCAAGGAGATTGCCTGGTCGAAGGGCAAGGCCATCACCTTCCTGGCAAAGTGGCACTACAACGCCGCTGGTTCCTCCTCGCATATCCACCAGTCACTGTGGTCTGCCGACGGCAAGACGCCACTGTTCTTCGACAAGGACGGCGAATACGGAATGTCGGAGGTGATGCGGCATTACATGGCCGGATTGCTTGCCCATGCCGGCGATTTCACCTATTTCCTCGCGCCCTACATCAATAGCTATAAGCGCTTCGTTGCCGGCACATTTGCGCCGACGAAGGCGATCTGGTCGAAAGATAACCGCACTGCCGGCTACCGCTTGTGCGGCGAGGCGAGCAAGGGTATCCGCGTCGAGTGCCGTGTCGGCGGCTCGGACCTCAATCCGTATCTGGCCATGGCAGCGCTGCTGGCGGCCGGCATCGACGGGATCGAGAAGAAGATGGCGCTCGAGCCGGAATTCTCAGGCGATGCCTATGGCGCGCAGGGCGCCCGCGAAATTCCCCGGACGTTGCGGGCGGCGGCAGAGACGCTGCGCGGCTCGGCCATGCTGCGGGCCGCTTTTGGCGATGACGTGGTCGATCACTACGTTCGCGCAGCGGAGTGGGAACAGGAAGAATATGATCGCCGAATCACGGACTGGGAGGTTGCGCGCGGCTTCGAGCGGGCGTGA
- a CDS encoding TRAP transporter substrate-binding protein — protein MTNSRRSFLKTAAMATPAVLAAPYVKAQNAKITWRLQTYAGAALAEFVIRPAVDAFNKAANGEMEIQLYTADQLVPTGELFRAMQAGTIDAVQSDDDSMNSPVDIKVFGGYFPFASRYSLDVPTLFYEYGLAEIWDEAYTEVGVKWLSAGAWDPCNFATNKPITKLDDLKGLRVFTFPTAGQFLSQFGVVPVTIPFEDVPVAMQTGEIDAIAWSGITEVFTSGWVDVTKYFLTNNVSGGWAGSFFANADRWAEVPPHLQTLWQMCMDSSHYKRLHWYWGGEARLRAEGGRLELTSIPDAEWKTVEDAAHVFWEEVAKQTPRTGKVVEILKKYNSDMEKAGKPYRYG, from the coding sequence ATGACCAACAGCAGACGTTCATTCCTGAAGACGGCCGCCATGGCGACCCCCGCCGTTCTGGCCGCGCCTTACGTCAAAGCCCAGAATGCCAAGATCACCTGGCGACTGCAGACCTATGCCGGTGCAGCGCTCGCCGAATTCGTCATCCGCCCGGCGGTCGATGCCTTCAACAAGGCAGCAAACGGCGAGATGGAAATCCAGCTCTACACCGCCGATCAGCTGGTTCCGACGGGGGAACTGTTCCGTGCCATGCAGGCCGGCACGATCGATGCCGTCCAGTCGGACGATGACTCGATGAACTCGCCGGTCGACATCAAGGTCTTCGGTGGCTACTTCCCGTTTGCTTCGCGCTACAGCCTCGACGTTCCGACGCTGTTCTACGAGTACGGCCTGGCCGAGATCTGGGACGAGGCTTATACGGAAGTCGGCGTCAAGTGGCTGTCGGCCGGCGCCTGGGATCCGTGCAACTTCGCCACCAACAAACCGATCACCAAGCTCGACGACCTCAAGGGCCTGCGCGTCTTCACCTTCCCGACGGCCGGCCAGTTCCTGTCGCAGTTCGGCGTCGTGCCAGTCACCATCCCGTTCGAGGACGTACCTGTTGCCATGCAGACCGGTGAGATCGACGCGATCGCCTGGTCGGGCATCACCGAGGTCTTCACCTCCGGCTGGGTCGACGTGACCAAGTACTTCCTGACCAACAACGTCTCCGGCGGCTGGGCAGGCTCGTTCTTCGCCAATGCCGACCGCTGGGCCGAGGTGCCGCCGCATCTGCAGACCTTGTGGCAGATGTGCATGGACAGCTCCCACTACAAGCGCCTGCACTGGTACTGGGGCGGCGAGGCACGCCTTCGTGCCGAAGGTGGCCGTCTGGAGCTCACCAGCATCCCGGATGCCGAGTGGAAGACGGTCGAGGATGCCGCGCATGTCTTCTGGGAAGAGGTCGCCAAGCAGACGCCACGCACCGGCAAGGTCGTGGAGATCCTGAAGAAGTACAATTCCGACATGGAAAAGGCCGGCAAGCCTTACCGCTACGGCTGA
- a CDS encoding TRAP transporter large permease, with amino-acid sequence MSYEMIALLMFSSMMMSMLTGQRVFATIGFVGVVAAAVLWGNGGFEMGFSAGMKLMKWYPLLTLPLFIYMGYMLSESGIAEDLYKAFHVWFGGMPGGLAVGTIGLMVVISAMNGLSVAGMAIGASIALPELLRRGYDKIMVSGVIQAGSSLGILIPPSVVLVLYGMIARQPVSQLWLAGVFPGLLLATLFCIYIIIRCRLNPALGPALPKEERDMPMREKLKLLQAGILPFLIFFLMMGLFLMGITSLVESSAVGALGALFAAWFKGRLTKAVWNRVLEQTLGISCMFMWIILAALCFGAVFDGLGAVRAIENLLVNDIGLTPWQILIMMQLSFLVMGAFLDDTAMLVIVAPLYIPLVGKLDLGVDNALIWYGVLYTITCQIAYMTPPFGYNLFLMKAMAPPDFRLIDIYRSVVPFVLIMLFGMVIIMIFPQIATWLPSQIYLRG; translated from the coding sequence CTGAGCTACGAAATGATCGCGCTCCTGATGTTCTCGTCGATGATGATGTCGATGCTGACAGGGCAGCGTGTGTTCGCGACCATCGGTTTCGTCGGGGTCGTGGCGGCCGCCGTGCTCTGGGGCAATGGCGGCTTCGAAATGGGCTTCTCGGCCGGCATGAAGCTGATGAAGTGGTATCCGCTGCTGACGCTGCCGCTGTTCATCTACATGGGCTACATGCTCTCGGAATCCGGCATTGCGGAAGATCTCTACAAGGCCTTTCACGTCTGGTTCGGCGGCATGCCGGGCGGTCTCGCCGTGGGAACGATCGGGCTGATGGTCGTGATCTCGGCGATGAACGGTCTGTCGGTTGCCGGCATGGCGATCGGCGCGTCGATTGCGCTGCCGGAGCTTTTGCGCCGCGGCTACGACAAGATCATGGTCTCCGGTGTCATACAGGCGGGTAGCTCGCTCGGCATCCTGATCCCGCCGAGCGTGGTGCTCGTGCTTTACGGCATGATCGCGCGCCAGCCGGTGAGCCAGCTCTGGCTTGCAGGCGTCTTCCCGGGGCTGCTGCTCGCGACGCTATTCTGCATCTACATCATCATCCGCTGCCGTCTCAATCCCGCGCTCGGTCCCGCCCTTCCCAAGGAAGAGCGTGACATGCCGATGCGCGAGAAGCTCAAGCTGCTGCAGGCCGGCATCCTGCCGTTCCTCATCTTCTTCCTGATGATGGGGCTCTTCCTGATGGGCATTACCAGCCTCGTCGAGAGTTCGGCAGTCGGCGCGCTGGGGGCACTCTTTGCGGCCTGGTTCAAGGGGCGTCTTACGAAGGCGGTCTGGAACCGGGTGCTGGAGCAGACGCTCGGCATCTCCTGCATGTTCATGTGGATCATCCTGGCTGCGCTCTGCTTCGGCGCCGTGTTCGATGGGCTGGGTGCCGTCAGGGCAATCGAGAACCTGCTGGTCAACGATATCGGTCTTACCCCGTGGCAGATCCTGATCATGATGCAGCTGTCGTTCCTGGTGATGGGAGCCTTCCTCGACGATACGGCCATGCTTGTCATCGTCGCACCGCTCTACATCCCCCTGGTCGGGAAGCTCGATCTGGGCGTCGACAACGCGTTGATCTGGTACGGTGTGCTCTACACGATCACCTGCCAGATCGCCTACATGACCCCGCCCTTCGGCTATAATCTCTTCCTCATGAAGGCGATGGCGCCGCCCGACTTCCGGTTGATCGACATCTACCGTTCTGTGGTACCTTTTGTGTTGATCATGCTGTTCGGCATGGTGATCATCATGATCTTCCCGCAGATCGCCACATGGTTGCCAAGCCAGATCTATCTCAGAGGCTAG
- a CDS encoding TRAP transporter small permease subunit, which produces MPQALQTYVRVVDAFNRRVGRIVMYGVFVMMGILLYSSISKTLFLPASWTLELAQFVMAGYYLLGGAYSLQLDSHVRMDLLYGRWSPKTKAIVDVITIMMLFVYLFFLLWGGVSSTTYALQYSETSYSSWSPYMAPIKIVMVIGIVLTFLQATSIFIKDLAIALGRPLA; this is translated from the coding sequence ATGCCGCAAGCCCTGCAGACCTATGTGCGCGTCGTCGACGCCTTCAATCGCCGTGTCGGGCGGATCGTCATGTATGGCGTCTTCGTCATGATGGGAATCCTTCTTTATTCATCCATTTCAAAGACCTTGTTCCTGCCCGCGAGCTGGACGCTGGAATTGGCGCAATTCGTGATGGCCGGCTATTATCTCCTGGGCGGTGCCTATTCGCTTCAGCTCGACAGCCATGTGCGCATGGATCTTCTCTACGGCCGCTGGTCGCCGAAGACGAAGGCAATCGTGGACGTGATCACGATCATGATGCTGTTCGTCTATCTGTTCTTCCTTCTGTGGGGCGGTGTGTCGAGCACGACCTACGCGCTGCAGTATAGCGAAACCAGCTATTCCTCCTGGTCACCCTACATGGCGCCAATCAAGATCGTCATGGTGATCGGCATTGTCCTCACCTTCCTGCAGGCGACCTCGATCTTCATCAAGGACCTTGCCATTGCCTTGGGGAGGCCGCTTGCATGA
- a CDS encoding N-formylglutamate amidohydrolase, which translates to MLLRSEILTSSEDDAVALENATARSGIVLVCEHASSALPASAGDLGLSAEALSSHIAWDPGALAIARRLSEKLDGLLVHQRFSRLIYDCNRPPESPAAMPEKSEIYEIPGNRELSPAERYARTAALYIPFHDRISSEIARLQDEGQRPVVVTVHTFTPVYFGKRRDVEIGILHDIDARLADAMLDAASGGPYRVERNTPYGPEDGVTHTLRLHAVPQGFANVMIEVRNDLVEDVAGIEAISSYLAELISGGLQRVT; encoded by the coding sequence ATGCTCTTGAGGTCGGAGATCCTGACATCGTCGGAAGATGACGCGGTCGCGTTGGAAAATGCGACGGCGCGCAGCGGGATCGTGCTCGTTTGTGAACACGCCTCATCTGCGCTGCCTGCCTCAGCTGGTGACCTCGGACTGTCGGCCGAGGCCTTGTCCAGCCATATCGCCTGGGATCCAGGCGCCCTTGCCATTGCTCGTCGTCTTTCCGAGAAGCTTGATGGCTTGCTCGTGCATCAACGTTTCTCGCGGTTGATCTATGACTGCAACCGCCCGCCGGAATCACCGGCAGCCATGCCGGAAAAGAGCGAGATCTACGAGATCCCCGGCAATCGCGAGTTGAGCCCGGCAGAGCGCTATGCCCGGACGGCAGCGCTCTACATTCCCTTCCATGACCGGATTTCGAGCGAGATCGCGCGTCTCCAGGATGAGGGGCAGCGGCCGGTCGTGGTGACGGTTCATACGTTCACGCCGGTCTATTTCGGCAAGCGGAGGGACGTCGAGATCGGCATCCTGCACGACATTGATGCCCGTCTTGCTGATGCCATGCTCGATGCTGCCTCAGGCGGTCCCTATCGGGTGGAGCGGAACACTCCTTACGGTCCAGAGGATGGCGTGACCCATACCCTTCGTCTGCATGCCGTCCCGCAGGGCTTCGCCAATGTGATGATCGAGGTTCGCAATGACCTCGTGGAAGACGTTGCGGGGATCGAGGCAATCTCCTCCTATCTCGCGGAGTTGATTTCCGGGGGGCTCCAAAGGGTCACATAA
- a CDS encoding MurR/RpiR family transcriptional regulator — protein MMNASTTVSDVIHAHFDGLTRAERQLAESLLLNYPVSGLGSITTVAENAGVSTPTVARMVQKLGYKGYPEFQAHLHQELEATISNPIAKHDRWAANAPNRHILNRFAEAVMANLRASLGELRTATFDEAARLIGDRHRSVYFVGGRITGALAEYFFTHMQVIRPRTTLMSSNASSWPQHVLNMQDGDVLVIFDIRRYEADLTTLAEVARANGVQIIVFTDQWMSPVTQHTKHSFKLHIEAPSAWDSSVVTLFVVEALIEAVQSSSWDETRERMNTLEGLFEQARLFRKPG, from the coding sequence TTGATGAACGCATCGACGACGGTGTCGGACGTGATTCATGCCCATTTCGACGGGCTGACGCGTGCCGAACGACAACTGGCCGAGAGCCTGTTGCTGAACTACCCTGTCTCCGGACTGGGCAGCATCACGACCGTGGCCGAAAATGCCGGTGTGTCGACCCCGACGGTTGCCCGCATGGTGCAGAAACTGGGTTACAAGGGGTATCCGGAGTTTCAGGCGCATCTTCACCAGGAGCTCGAGGCGACGATCTCCAACCCGATCGCCAAGCACGATCGCTGGGCGGCAAACGCCCCAAACCGCCATATCCTCAATCGCTTTGCCGAAGCCGTGATGGCCAATCTGCGAGCCTCTTTGGGCGAATTGCGCACGGCGACCTTCGATGAAGCTGCCCGCCTGATCGGAGACCGCCATCGCAGCGTCTATTTCGTCGGCGGACGCATCACGGGCGCACTGGCCGAATACTTTTTCACGCATATGCAGGTCATCCGCCCGCGAACGACCCTGATGTCGTCAAATGCCAGCTCCTGGCCACAACATGTCCTGAACATGCAGGACGGTGACGTTCTCGTGATCTTCGACATCAGGCGCTACGAGGCCGATCTGACCACTCTGGCCGAGGTCGCGCGCGCCAATGGCGTGCAGATCATTGTCTTCACGGACCAGTGGATGTCGCCCGTGACACAGCATACCAAGCACAGTTTCAAGCTTCATATCGAGGCACCGTCGGCCTGGGACAGCTCGGTGGTGACGCTGTTTGTCGTCGAAGCCTTGATCGAAGCGGTGCAGAGCTCGTCCTGGGATGAGACTCGCGAACGCATGAATACCCTCGAAGGTCTGTTTGAACAGGCGCGCCTGTTCAGAAAGCCCGGCTGA